The Methanobacterium sp. Maddingley MBC34 genome contains the following window.
ATCTTTAGAAAATGATTCGATGATTTTAACAGGTGATGCTTCCCTGGAAAGTTCCATCGCCCTTATACGTTTTATGGATTCTAATTGCTCCTCTAAATCCTTCCTCAAAGCTTTCTCATGGTTGTATTTCTCTTGAAGGCCCCTGATGATTGATGTTTTAGTGGCAATTTCCCTTTGATGTAAAATGTTCTGGGAATACTGATAATGTAATCTTTCAATTTTACTTTCCAGCTGGGAGATTTCATCCTGGTATCTTTTGAGATCATTATCCATTATACTGTTTTTCTTATGCAAATTCCTGATCTGATTCTCTTGAGATTTTAATCTGTTTTTTAATCCAGAAATAATTTCAAAAGTATCTTCTATCGGGGAATCTTCTTTAAAAGTCCCAGAGACCTTATCACTATTAAGAATATCTTCTTTAAGAAGGAATTTGGGAGATTTAATATCCTTATTGTCTGTTGTATGGGGCTTGACTGGATGTTTTAATTTTTCCAGAGTAGTATTTAAGGCCTTGGTAATGGGAATTTCATTTATAACCATTATTTTTACTTCATCAACCATTTCAGAGGGTATTTCCAGATTAAGTGCTCTTTTTTCAATCTGTTCCAGTTTCTTCTGGTATTTTTTGTATCCCTGAATGGCGGCAGCGAGTGCATCCCGTTCATGAGCATTTTGTGGTATTAGATCCGGTTCAATATCCCTGGATCGGCGTGTTAGCTGGCGATTATCACCGGAATATATGTAATTATCAACCATTTCGTTCTTGGCACTTACTGCCAGGTCCCGGTAGGGTGCGTATATTTTAGAATTAAGGGATGTTGCCATTTTTTTCACCAGCCTGGGGGGCTGGTGAACATCAGTGGCCACTATAACCGTTCTCCCGAAACTGATGATGTGTTTGGTTATTTCTGCACGGGATGCTTCCTTAAAACTGTTCACGCTTAGTATTACACCTGAAAGATCCAGAATAGCCACCCCTGCAGTCATTCCAGGATCAAGACCTACTATGATCCCCCTTTGACCTTTGGGAATTATTGGCCGCCCCTGCGTATTTAAAATAAGTTTTTCTTTAAAATTTTGAGGGTACCGGTGAACCAGACGATTTCCTCCTTTGGGATATTATCTTAGTACTGAATATTATCTTTTTTATTTTATATTTTTGTTACTATTTAGTATTTCCCTTGCTATCACTGGAATAAGTATGAAAAAAGTAGAAGAAAGCTAGTTTCCAATTCCAGGGCCAATTTTAAGGATAGAAAAGAGAGTTAGTCTTATATGATAAGCTGATGATTTAATGCGTTTATCATTTCCCTGGTTGATGCAACCATCTTTTGATGGTTAAAACATTCCTCCTCAATGGTCTGTATAAACCGTGCCCTAGCATATTCATCCTCATTAAACTTCACTCCCTGATGTAAAACATCCATTAAAATAAGACTTTCAGGAGGCATAGGAGTGATAGATGCGTTGTATTCCGGATCAAAACATTTTTTAACATCTTCTATTCCCATTTCATGCTTTCCTACACTG
Protein-coding sequences here:
- a CDS encoding Protein of unknown function (DUF460) (PFAM: Protein of unknown function (DUF460)) — protein: MTAGVAILDLSGVILSVNSFKEASRAEITKHIISFGRTVIVATDVHQPPRLVKKMATSLNSKIYAPYRDLAVSAKNEMVDNYIYSGDNRQLTRRSRDIEPDLIPQNAHERDALAAAIQGYKKYQKKLEQIEKRALNLEIPSEMVDEVKIMVINEIPITKALNTTLEKLKHPVKPHTTDNKDIKSPKFLLKEDILNSDKVSGTFKEDSPIEDTFEIISGLKNRLKSQENQIRNLHKKNSIMDNDLKRYQDEISQLESKIERLHYQYSQNILHQREIATKTSIIRGLQEKYNHEKALRKDLEEQLESIKRIRAMELSREASPVKIIESFSKDGIREATGVWDIKNGDVVLLRSSEGGGSQTAALLIKLGIKAVITADKMSHPARGEFETNMVPLIPLEAVDLKMTDDFAVILSQDLDREIAKWEKDQEEKRKKEDTNKLLKIMDDYRAKRKRSPHNF